The Thermodesulfovibrionia bacterium genome contains a region encoding:
- a CDS encoding PilZ domain-containing protein: MERRNSERYDINVDANIIYNDVIVLGVIENFSDDGLGVRCVSNEGLNPVEIGDIIKVEFKIFYENLVCFPCEVRWKKEFNDSVQGSILRIGMEHLKAEDNTPMICR; this comes from the coding sequence ATGGAAAGAAGAAATTCAGAAAGATATGACATCAATGTTGACGCCAATATTATCTATAACGACGTTATAGTTTTAGGGGTCATAGAGAACTTCTCTGACGACGGATTGGGCGTAAGATGTGTTTCAAACGAAGGCCTGAACCCTGTTGAAATAGGCGATATTATTAAGGTTGAATTTAAGATATTTTATGAAAACTTAGTATGTTTTCCATGTGAGGTAAGGTGGAAAAAAGAATTCAACGATTCGGTGCAGGGTTCTATATTGAGGATCGGGATGGAGCACCTGAAAGCTGAAGATAATACTCCCATGATCTGCCGATGA
- a CDS encoding Calx-beta domain-containing protein produces MIIKKMYSIKAFILFFALLMLAGFCMTGEAGAAVTLLDNGGANWSAHTEGTGAITAHTYTAPAGTDRAVIVVVTAEGGPPSITSVTVGGVAATQIATISQNVAYIWIGYRLIGTSASTTSANIAVTWGTPPSTDSAIQAATYGDVRQTAGQGSGNTINSIATGSSGSYPVTTANNVFNAAGGAVNNALNGRVIYAHNANGGSADNQTTTGTSAAWTFTEMWDVYVTSNRSSSGHSDTAAGSGTVSVTSGTGTSRTVLVAFALNEEVPASPNGVLAFTSATFSESEAVGTTVTTTVSRTGGSTGIVSIDCNTVAGGTATAGSDYTNITPQTLTWAAGDTANKTCAIPITNDILYEGNETVNLTLTNATGGATIGTQNTAVLTIADNDPLPTGTPILLNHTYAGNYDFVGTGGTLRTESNTGNACAVTTSDSAALSGIPAGATVVSAHLYWVGSMQTPGNEDYNITFDGNNLTADNQHQELFVYGGDNLFYFGAEEDVTSIVAPKKNGTYTFSNLTVYNGAPHCTPQAVVAGWSLVVIYQDLITPAPLRVINIYDGFEYFQSSQIILTPTNFQVPTGTAYTDYDGKHAHVSWEGDETNSGTSGGFSEGLTFQGNNLTDAYNPSGNQFNSTMNFLGSSTSYGVDFDIYDATPYLTGGETSVTTRYSSGQDLVLLSAEIISVRNTPVADLEIVKSHTGDFIVGQVESFNIDVSNNGPSNETNTITVTDILPAGLTLDSWSGTNWSHPTATTWTYNNTVSSGASAPTLTLNVLVGSSAYPGVNNTASVSSPTFDNVSSNDSSTDSVTVKRSSLITSTKTVVDLNGGFADPGDTIRYTINIKENGGVDATNVSVTDNMPANVTGFTVIGIPAGATNSSSPAPAGSNSTGYLNVTGFTVAANNTVTVIFDVAIAGGTPGGTLINNTATVNNPNGPGATPAAPTVVVSETIPGNKQLYFQAPDSENSPTQPQNMNRTPLTSTPTPSRVRIQREDTPRVWAQTPVLQSPLTITGNMSVTLQLRRDTNINDRPVRVTVDYLPGPVTVGVTDLTLSGATLSDTVTKSFTFPITIIPATPLTLPTGAQLRVTVDNEPGAGTGRSIYVYPYDSATGNTTRLEMDVTTVIDVNSVNFYNAAYPGGSLLTNAVPNTTVYIRSVVSDPFGSFDITGAKIDIINPNLSTVVSGASMTQVADSGAASKTYQYQYTLPSAGPIGFWTANVTSTEGTEGTIIDTNFGLIKVVLPDIIMMKTSTTEWDPVNEYGGDGTEPKSIPGADVIYTIQATNTGEGAVDNNTVIITDPVPANTKLYVDNYGGSNGCGPFEFINGSPTSGLTCSFTSLGSVTDDLDFSNTASPGPYVYNYTPVSTGGYDPLVTSIRINPKGIFNGTGGGNPYFRIKFRVRVN; encoded by the coding sequence ATGATTATTAAAAAAATGTATTCAATAAAAGCATTTATACTTTTCTTTGCGCTTTTAATGCTCGCCGGTTTCTGCATGACCGGTGAAGCCGGAGCGGCTGTTACGCTTCTTGATAACGGCGGAGCAAACTGGAGCGCGCACACTGAAGGCACCGGCGCGATAACTGCTCATACATATACCGCCCCTGCCGGAACTGACAGGGCGGTGATAGTTGTGGTTACGGCAGAAGGAGGCCCGCCCTCTATTACAAGTGTCACGGTCGGAGGAGTTGCAGCAACACAGATAGCCACAATTTCTCAAAACGTCGCATATATCTGGATCGGATACAGATTGATAGGAACCTCCGCATCCACAACATCAGCCAACATAGCTGTAACTTGGGGAACCCCTCCGAGCACTGACTCTGCGATCCAGGCGGCAACATACGGGGATGTCAGACAGACCGCAGGACAAGGTTCCGGCAACACTATCAACAGTATTGCAACTGGAAGTAGTGGCAGCTATCCAGTTACAACCGCCAATAATGTTTTTAATGCTGCCGGCGGCGCTGTGAATAACGCTCTTAACGGACGGGTTATATACGCTCATAATGCGAACGGGGGGAGTGCAGATAACCAAACCACTACAGGCACATCAGCAGCATGGACATTCACTGAGATGTGGGACGTATATGTCACGAGCAACCGCTCATCTTCCGGCCACAGCGATACAGCGGCAGGCTCCGGCACTGTGAGCGTCACCTCCGGCACAGGCACCTCTCGTACTGTATTGGTGGCATTCGCATTGAATGAAGAAGTACCTGCATCACCTAATGGAGTTCTTGCATTCACCTCAGCAACCTTTAGTGAAAGTGAAGCTGTCGGAACTACAGTAACCACTACAGTCTCCCGCACAGGCGGCAGTACAGGCATTGTGAGTATTGACTGCAACACCGTTGCCGGCGGAACTGCTACAGCAGGCAGTGACTATACAAATATAACCCCTCAGACTCTTACATGGGCTGCAGGTGATACAGCTAACAAGACCTGCGCTATCCCAATCACTAACGACATTCTTTATGAGGGGAATGAGACTGTAAATCTTACCTTGACCAATGCCACAGGCGGCGCAACGATCGGGACACAGAACACCGCCGTGCTGACTATCGCGGATAATGACCCTCTGCCCACAGGCACGCCAATTCTGCTTAATCATACCTACGCCGGAAACTATGATTTTGTCGGCACCGGAGGCACACTGCGCACTGAGTCGAATACCGGCAATGCCTGTGCCGTGACCACAAGTGATTCAGCGGCGCTTTCCGGCATACCCGCAGGGGCAACTGTTGTTTCCGCGCACCTTTACTGGGTAGGTTCAATGCAGACCCCGGGCAATGAAGACTACAATATTACCTTTGACGGAAATAATCTTACCGCTGACAATCAGCACCAGGAACTCTTTGTATATGGAGGCGATAACTTATTCTACTTCGGCGCGGAAGAGGATGTCACATCAATAGTTGCCCCAAAGAAGAACGGTACATATACCTTCTCAAACCTGACGGTCTATAACGGCGCCCCGCATTGTACTCCACAGGCTGTTGTCGCCGGATGGTCGCTGGTGGTCATTTATCAGGACCTCATTACCCCGGCTCCTTTAAGAGTTATAAATATATATGACGGCTTTGAGTACTTCCAGTCAAGCCAGATCATCCTTACACCGACCAACTTCCAGGTGCCGACAGGTACCGCTTATACGGATTATGACGGAAAGCATGCCCATGTAAGCTGGGAGGGTGATGAGACGAATTCCGGTACGAGCGGCGGATTCAGTGAAGGCCTGACATTCCAGGGGAACAATCTTACTGATGCCTATAACCCCTCGGGCAATCAGTTCAACTCCACAATGAACTTCCTCGGCTCCAGTACAAGCTACGGCGTTGATTTTGATATCTATGACGCAACTCCTTATCTTACAGGCGGAGAGACATCCGTCACCACAAGGTATTCTTCCGGACAGGATCTGGTGCTCCTCAGCGCTGAGATAATCTCAGTTCGCAATACTCCTGTAGCTGATCTCGAAATTGTAAAGTCACACACCGGTGATTTCATTGTCGGCCAGGTTGAATCATTCAATATTGATGTTTCAAATAATGGGCCGAGCAATGAGACCAACACGATAACCGTCACCGACATCCTGCCTGCAGGCCTTACACTTGACTCATGGTCAGGGACGAATTGGTCTCACCCGACAGCTACAACATGGACATATAACAACACCGTTTCTTCCGGAGCAAGCGCGCCAACCTTAACATTAAACGTACTGGTCGGCTCATCCGCATATCCCGGCGTCAACAACACCGCGTCAGTATCAAGCCCGACATTTGATAATGTCTCAAGCAATGACTCGTCAACAGACAGTGTCACAGTAAAGAGATCAAGCCTTATAACATCCACAAAGACGGTTGTTGACCTTAATGGAGGATTTGCAGATCCCGGTGATACCATACGTTATACGATCAACATCAAGGAAAACGGCGGGGTGGATGCGACAAATGTAAGCGTTACAGATAATATGCCTGCAAATGTTACAGGCTTTACAGTCATCGGCATCCCGGCCGGCGCTACGAACAGCTCGTCACCTGCGCCTGCCGGATCAAATAGTACCGGATACCTGAATGTAACAGGATTCACCGTAGCCGCCAACAATACTGTAACCGTGATCTTTGATGTAGCGATTGCAGGCGGCACTCCGGGCGGAACATTGATAAATAACACAGCAACCGTAAACAACCCGAACGGCCCCGGTGCGACTCCTGCTGCTCCTACCGTTGTTGTTTCTGAAACAATTCCAGGGAATAAGCAACTTTATTTTCAGGCGCCTGACAGCGAGAACAGTCCCACCCAGCCGCAGAATATGAATCGTACGCCCCTTACCTCCACCCCCACTCCTTCAAGAGTGAGAATACAGAGGGAGGATACCCCAAGAGTATGGGCGCAGACACCTGTTTTACAGTCTCCCTTAACTATAACAGGCAACATGTCGGTAACTCTTCAGCTTAGAAGGGACACTAACATTAATGACCGCCCTGTCCGTGTTACAGTGGATTATCTTCCCGGGCCTGTAACTGTCGGCGTAACAGACCTTACTCTTTCAGGCGCTACCTTGAGCGACACCGTTACAAAATCATTTACTTTTCCAATCACCATCATACCCGCAACTCCATTAACTCTCCCCACAGGGGCTCAATTGAGGGTGACAGTAGATAACGAACCAGGCGCGGGAACCGGCAGGTCTATTTATGTCTATCCTTATGACAGCGCAACCGGAAATACAACAAGGCTTGAGATGGATGTCACCACAGTGATCGACGTAAATAGCGTTAATTTTTATAATGCCGCTTATCCCGGAGGCTCGCTCCTCACAAATGCCGTTCCCAATACTACGGTATATATCCGCTCTGTAGTGAGCGACCCATTCGGAAGCTTTGACATCACAGGCGCCAAGATCGATATTATCAATCCCAATTTGTCAACCGTAGTCTCAGGCGCCTCAATGACTCAGGTTGCAGACTCCGGCGCCGCGTCAAAGACATATCAGTATCAATACACCCTCCCTTCAGCAGGCCCAATCGGCTTCTGGACAGCTAATGTAACTTCCACCGAAGGAACCGAGGGCACAATAATAGATACTAACTTCGGCCTTATAAAAGTCGTACTGCCTGACATTATAATGATGAAGACAAGCACGACAGAGTGGGATCCGGTAAACGAATATGGCGGAGACGGGACTGAGCCAAAGTCTATTCCCGGAGCAGATGTCATTTATACCATACAAGCTACAAATACAGGCGAAGGCGCTGTTGATAACAATACAGTTATTATCACTGACCCTGTCCCGGCAAATACAAAGCTTTATGTTGACAATTACGGCGGCAGTAACGGATGCGGGCCATTTGAATTTATAAACGGCTCGCCTACAAGCGGATTGACATGCAGCTTTACTTCACTCGGCAGCGTCACGGACGATCTTGATTTCTCAAATACCGCCTCTCCAGGACCTTATGTTTACAATTACACCCCGGTTTCCACAGGTGGTTATGATCCGCTTGTCACAAGCATACGCATTAATCCCAAGGGGATATTTAACGGCACAGGCGGCGGCAACCCTTACTTCAGGATAAAGTTCAGGGTAAGGGTGAACTGA
- a CDS encoding DUF11 domain-containing protein — protein sequence MSKFNRLIKKNTLYLFILFSLIITSGFAHAAATPAGTIISNIAFVNYEITGTPQVRIETPPTTFMTDRKLDLNVAEASEGSTIVAPGDQGTAYKCLGFDVTNEGNATFDFLLTIANQAGGLDPFGGTDNFNVTTGFAAVVDNGDSICNAADTATYIDNLALGGTVRVWVRGDIPLAQIEGDIAAVILTAQIAESTGTPGAAITTDDSGSANNPADVDDVLADGTGDTDNNNDGKDSDTDSFKVANAVVSAVKSVSILDPLGGTDPITGAVLTYTISITVSGSATALNVVITDTVPANTTYKPGTLTLDASILTDSSDADAGDVGASTPGTVTISLGNLTSASPAHTITFKATIN from the coding sequence ATGTCTAAATTTAATAGACTAATCAAAAAAAATACCCTCTATCTCTTCATCCTGTTCTCTCTGATTATTACTTCAGGATTTGCGCATGCTGCTGCAACACCGGCAGGAACCATCATCAGCAATATCGCCTTTGTCAATTACGAGATAACCGGTACACCTCAGGTCAGGATCGAGACTCCTCCAACAACTTTTATGACCGACAGAAAGCTTGACCTGAATGTTGCCGAGGCAAGCGAAGGCAGTACCATTGTGGCACCCGGCGATCAGGGCACCGCTTACAAGTGTCTCGGCTTTGACGTTACAAACGAGGGCAACGCGACCTTTGACTTTCTGCTGACAATTGCCAACCAGGCAGGAGGCCTTGACCCGTTCGGAGGGACTGACAACTTCAATGTGACAACAGGCTTCGCAGCAGTCGTAGATAATGGGGACAGCATATGTAATGCTGCTGACACCGCAACTTACATCGACAATCTCGCTTTAGGCGGTACCGTGAGGGTATGGGTAAGAGGCGATATACCATTGGCTCAGATCGAAGGCGATATAGCGGCTGTTATACTTACCGCACAGATTGCCGAGAGCACAGGCACACCGGGCGCAGCCATAACAACCGACGACAGCGGAAGCGCGAATAACCCGGCAGATGTTGATGACGTACTTGCAGACGGCACAGGCGATACTGACAACAACAACGACGGCAAAGATTCAGACACAGACTCTTTCAAGGTTGCCAACGCAGTTGTTTCCGCAGTCAAGTCTGTCAGCATACTTGATCCCCTCGGTGGCACAGACCCGATAACCGGCGCAGTGCTGACCTACACTATCAGCATCACGGTATCAGGCTCGGCAACCGCACTGAATGTTGTAATAACAGACACCGTTCCGGCTAATACTACCTACAAGCCCGGCACACTTACACTTGATGCATCCATTCTCACTGATTCATCTGACGCTGATGCCGGCGATGTCGGGGCCTCGACACCGGGCACTGTCACAATAAGTCTTGGGAACCTTACATCCGCATCACCGGCACATACGATAACTTTTAAAGCAACAATAAACTAA
- a CDS encoding FKBP-type peptidyl-prolyl cis-trans isomerase has translation MIAKSGDKVKVHYTLKDINNEVLESSRETHPLEFTLGDKHVIPGFDKGVTGMKVGESKTVHIPFLEAYGARNEAMIFEFDKSKAPEQFDPSIGQTVKLHRADGMPVMATVIGKTPKGFMMDTNHPLAGKDLTFDLELVEIITE, from the coding sequence ATGATTGCAAAGAGCGGCGATAAGGTTAAGGTTCACTATACGTTAAAAGATATAAATAATGAGGTGTTAGAGTCTTCGCGTGAAACTCATCCTTTAGAGTTCACTCTTGGCGATAAACATGTCATCCCCGGGTTTGATAAGGGCGTGACCGGCATGAAGGTCGGAGAGTCAAAGACAGTCCATATACCATTCCTTGAGGCTTACGGCGCGAGGAATGAAGCGATGATATTTGAATTTGATAAAAGCAAAGCGCCCGAACAGTTTGACCCGTCGATCGGGCAGACTGTAAAACTCCACAGGGCTGACGGGATGCCGGTCATGGCAACGGTTATCGGAAAAACCCCAAAAGGATTTATGATGGATACAAATCATCCCCTTGCAGGCAAAGACCTTACATTCGATTTGGAGCTGGTAGAAATTATTACTGAGTAG
- a CDS encoding phosphate/phosphite/phosphonate ABC transporter substrate-binding protein: MRIILAIIAIFIFSTQSHAAEELNIGLIPEQNVFKQMKKYEPLGKYIENKTGVKLNFIILSRYGNIIDNFNSMNLDGAFWGSFTGAMAIKKLNIQPIARPVNPDGNSSYQGYIFVHKDSRIDSVARMKNSVIAFVDKATTAGYIFPMAYFRENGVTNIDSYFKEHFFAGSHDAAIYAVLNKEATVGCAKNTIFDMLAKEDPSVKNDLVILAKSPFVPSNGLGIKSNIAISVRNRLQAALLGMSKDPEGIAVLEKFGAREFISTTKEDYQPVFDMINKAGIDLDTYNYRNK; the protein is encoded by the coding sequence ATGCGCATTATCCTCGCCATAATTGCCATATTTATTTTTTCCACCCAATCTCATGCTGCTGAGGAATTAAATATAGGACTTATCCCCGAGCAGAACGTATTCAAACAGATGAAGAAGTATGAACCTCTGGGGAAATACATAGAGAATAAGACAGGGGTAAAACTTAATTTCATAATCCTTTCAAGATACGGGAACATCATTGATAACTTTAACAGCATGAACCTCGACGGCGCATTCTGGGGCAGCTTTACAGGCGCAATGGCAATCAAAAAACTGAACATACAGCCTATAGCAAGGCCGGTAAACCCTGATGGCAACTCCTCTTATCAGGGATATATTTTTGTGCATAAGGACAGCAGGATCGACAGTGTCGCCAGAATGAAAAACTCTGTTATAGCATTTGTAGACAAGGCAACCACTGCCGGGTACATATTTCCCATGGCCTATTTCAGGGAGAACGGCGTAACCAACATTGACAGCTACTTTAAAGAACACTTTTTTGCAGGCAGCCACGATGCAGCCATATACGCCGTACTCAATAAAGAAGCGACAGTAGGGTGCGCTAAAAACACGATCTTTGATATGCTTGCCAAAGAAGATCCTTCGGTAAAAAATGATCTCGTGATACTTGCAAAATCACCATTTGTACCGTCAAACGGACTCGGCATAAAAAGCAATATTGCCATATCCGTAAGAAACAGACTGCAGGCCGCGCTTCTGGGCATGAGCAAAGATCCTGAAGGAATAGCGGTGCTTGAAAAGTTCGGGGCCAGAGAGTTTATCAGCACAACAAAGGAAGATTATCAGCCTGTATTTGATATGATAAATAAAGCAGGCATCGATCTCGACACCTATAACTACAGGAACAAATGA
- the panB gene encoding 3-methyl-2-oxobutanoate hydroxymethyltransferase has protein sequence MSSITITDIINKKRSGSKITMLTAYDYPFAQIVDEAGIDMILVGDSLGMVVQGLENTLPVTMDEMIYHTKMVSRASKNAMVIGDMPFMSYQASIEEAVRNAGRFLKEAGASAVKIEGGAEVADRIKAMTRSDIPVMAHIGLTPQSIHRMGGYKVQGKTEAAAAKLIDEAVIAEDAGAFSLLLEAIPMELAKKITERLSIPTIGIGAGPYCDGQVLVLHDVIGLFERFTPKFVKRYANIKNDVLIAVKSFKTDVEKGSFPSDKESFK, from the coding sequence ATGTCATCAATTACTATCACGGATATCATTAACAAAAAACGCAGCGGCAGCAAGATCACAATGCTTACCGCCTATGACTACCCTTTTGCCCAAATAGTTGACGAGGCAGGTATAGATATGATCCTTGTAGGAGACTCTCTGGGAATGGTGGTTCAGGGACTTGAGAATACACTGCCTGTAACAATGGATGAGATGATATACCATACAAAGATGGTATCCAGGGCATCAAAAAATGCGATGGTGATCGGGGACATGCCTTTCATGTCATATCAGGCATCTATCGAAGAAGCGGTAAGAAATGCCGGAAGATTTCTCAAAGAGGCCGGAGCATCTGCAGTCAAGATCGAGGGGGGAGCCGAGGTTGCCGACCGCATAAAGGCGATGACAAGGTCAGATATCCCTGTGATGGCGCACATAGGGCTTACGCCCCAGTCGATACACAGGATGGGCGGTTATAAGGTGCAGGGCAAGACCGAAGCGGCAGCGGCAAAGCTTATTGATGAGGCTGTAATTGCAGAAGATGCAGGCGCATTTTCTTTACTGCTTGAAGCCATACCGATGGAGCTTGCAAAAAAGATCACTGAAAGACTTTCAATACCTACCATTGGGATAGGCGCGGGGCCTTACTGCGATGGACAGGTGCTCGTGCTCCATGATGTGATCGGACTTTTTGAGAGATTTACGCCGAAGTTTGTAAAGAGATATGCAAATATTAAAAATGATGTATTGATCGCAGTAAAAAGTTTCAAAACAGATGTTGAAAAAGGTTCATTCCCATCTGACAAGGAGAGCTTCAAGTAG
- a CDS encoding EAL domain-containing protein — protein sequence MTKKIILSLITLFIIFFAGAAVSMFYISDSASDVSNIIKLHQVGDLRRELLINLQSVQSTIYRFNTSNPKDLNSMATDVMSLNEKVSECFSCHHEPNINSQIMRVQSLVKDYENHISYFITGSSTTDRIDRYKQESISIGDDILAALMDMSRRAGIRLESLTTNSTNKINQIQNVLIITILATLFFSIIVAFRLTRFITMPVSKLLSATRNIASGNIGTTIKHHDKTEFGELAENFNIMSKGLKESYDELNKEITERIKTEDRLRESEERYMLAAQGANDGLWDWDLISNRIYYSPRWKSMLGYNDDEIKDVFEEWANHTHTNDIIQVETELKAHIDGLTPQFQNEQRMRHKDGTYRWMLTRGLAVRNESGKAYRMAGSQTDITERKVIEEQLTHDAFHDSLTNLPNRALFMDRLSHAIRRKTRKNENLFAVLFIDLDRFKVINDSLGHMAGDQLLIKASQCFVECLRPSDTVARFGGDEFAILLEEITDTNDVTALIKRVQGILLQPFTLREHEVFITLSIGIAFSYPNSTNPDNLLRNADIAMYHAKANGRNRYEIFNETMYKDIITSMKMESDMRKAIVNKEFQVFYQPFISLKDNRICGFEALIRWEHPEMGMIQPSEFIPLSEETGMIVPIGKWVLSEACRQICEWNAKFSFDIPLKMNVNISSKQFLPDLINQVKLVITTTKIDPKNLTLEITETLLMENAEMTAPLLQQLKDMGVMLQIDDFGTGYSSLSYLHNFPFDGLKIDRSFIAKIGTKDEKLEILKAIITLAQNLDLHVVAEGVETSEQFVKIKKLNCEYIQGFLLSKPLSAADAEIFLTDIDKLALLFNNMK from the coding sequence ATGACAAAGAAGATCATCCTCTCCCTTATCACCCTTTTCATAATCTTCTTTGCAGGAGCCGCAGTCTCCATGTTCTATATCTCTGACAGCGCGTCTGATGTCAGCAATATAATCAAGCTGCACCAGGTCGGAGACCTGAGAAGAGAGCTCCTGATCAACCTCCAGTCTGTCCAGTCAACCATATACAGATTCAACACTTCTAACCCCAAAGATCTGAACAGTATGGCGACTGACGTAATGTCGCTTAACGAAAAAGTCAGTGAATGCTTCTCATGCCATCACGAGCCTAATATAAACAGCCAGATAATGCGCGTGCAGTCTCTTGTGAAAGATTATGAAAACCATATCAGCTACTTCATAACAGGAAGCTCCACCACAGATAGAATTGACAGATACAAACAAGAATCAATCTCCATAGGAGATGACATACTCGCAGCTCTGATGGATATGTCCAGGAGGGCAGGCATCAGGCTTGAGTCATTGACAACCAACAGCACTAATAAGATCAATCAAATTCAAAATGTACTCATAATAACAATACTTGCAACCCTATTCTTCAGCATTATCGTCGCCTTCAGATTGACGAGATTTATTACGATGCCGGTCAGCAAGCTCCTCTCTGCAACAAGGAACATTGCATCAGGAAATATCGGCACTACAATTAAGCATCATGACAAGACTGAATTCGGAGAACTGGCGGAGAATTTCAACATCATGAGCAAAGGGCTCAAAGAAAGCTATGACGAACTAAATAAAGAGATCACTGAGCGCATAAAGACAGAGGACAGGCTGCGGGAAAGCGAAGAGAGGTATATGCTAGCGGCACAAGGTGCCAATGACGGGCTGTGGGACTGGGACCTGATTTCCAATAGAATTTATTATTCTCCCCGCTGGAAATCAATGCTCGGCTATAATGACGATGAGATTAAGGATGTTTTTGAAGAATGGGCCAACCACACACACACTAATGACATTATTCAGGTAGAGACCGAACTAAAGGCGCATATTGACGGCCTGACACCTCAGTTCCAGAATGAGCAGCGCATGCGCCATAAAGACGGGACTTACAGGTGGATGCTTACCAGGGGGCTTGCCGTTAGGAATGAATCAGGCAAGGCATATCGTATGGCCGGTTCTCAGACAGATATCACAGAGCGCAAGGTCATTGAAGAACAGCTGACTCATGACGCTTTTCATGATTCCCTGACAAACCTTCCAAACCGCGCTCTCTTCATGGACCGCCTTTCACATGCGATAAGGCGCAAGACCCGAAAAAATGAAAATCTATTTGCGGTGCTTTTTATAGATCTGGACCGGTTCAAGGTAATAAACGACAGCCTTGGGCATATGGCAGGAGACCAGCTGCTTATCAAGGCCAGCCAGTGTTTTGTTGAATGCCTCAGGCCCAGTGATACAGTTGCGCGTTTTGGAGGAGATGAATTCGCAATACTCCTTGAGGAGATCACAGACACAAATGATGTAACTGCCCTTATAAAACGGGTGCAGGGGATATTGCTTCAACCTTTCACGCTCCGCGAACATGAGGTCTTCATAACCCTGAGTATCGGGATCGCCTTCAGTTATCCAAACTCTACTAATCCTGATAATCTCCTGCGCAATGCCGACATAGCCATGTATCACGCAAAGGCAAACGGCAGAAACCGCTATGAGATATTTAATGAAACGATGTACAAAGATATTATAACCTCCATGAAGATGGAAAGCGACATGAGGAAGGCGATAGTCAATAAAGAATTTCAAGTCTTCTACCAGCCGTTCATCTCCCTAAAGGACAACAGGATATGCGGTTTTGAAGCGCTTATCCGCTGGGAGCATCCGGAGATGGGAATGATACAGCCGTCAGAATTCATCCCCTTATCAGAAGAGACCGGCATGATAGTGCCTATCGGAAAATGGGTGCTTAGTGAAGCATGCCGGCAGATATGTGAATGGAATGCCAAGTTCTCTTTTGATATCCCGCTGAAGATGAATGTCAATATCTCAAGCAAGCAGTTTCTTCCCGACCTTATCAACCAGGTAAAGCTTGTCATAACAACGACCAAAATAGATCCAAAGAACCTGACGCTGGAGATAACAGAAACACTGCTGATGGAAAATGCGGAAATGACCGCGCCTCTGCTGCAGCAGCTGAAAGATATGGGGGTAATGCTGCAGATTGATGATTTCGGCACGGGTTACTCATCACTGAGCTATTTGCACAATTTCCCGTTTGACGGCTTAAAGATAGACAGGTCTTTCATCGCCAAGATCGGCACGAAAGATGAAAAGCTTGAGATCCTGAAGGCTATCATAACACTGGCTCAGAACCTTGACCTCCATGTTGTGGCTGAAGGTGTAGAGACAAGTGAACAGTTTGTCAAGATAAAAAAACTGAACTGTGAGTATATACAGGGATTCCTTCTTTCAAAACCTTTGAGCGCTGCTGATGCTGAAATATTTTTAACAGACATCGACAAACTGGCCTTATTATTTAACAACATGAAGTAA